The nucleotide window CCTGGGCAGAGGGATTCGCGGACCCTGATCCTAGACCGCGAGTTGTCCCCCGCTCAAGACCCCGGCCGCCGCGTTCATCAGCGGCCGGGGTGCGAGCCGGACTTTCCTTGCCGCCCCTGCGGCGTGACCGTCACCAGGCGATGGCGTGACCGTCCCGGCGCGGGTCGGATCCGCCGGCCAGGGCGCCGGTCTCGGCGTCACGGTACACGCCCTGCACACCGCCGGGGTTCCCGGGCTCGGCCAGGTAGTGGCCGCGATCCTCAAGTTCGTCGTACACCTCGGGCGGGAACCCCGCCTCCAGGTACGTGACCGAATCCTCCGGGATCGGTGTGCGGCCCCCGCCCCGGTTGAGGCACATGCGCGGAGAGGCGATCGCGAGCTGTATGTCCATTCCACCCGCCGTCAGCTTCGTGATCACCTGACCCACGGTCTGCGGGATGGTGTATCCGCCCGCGGCGCCCACGGCGGCGACGAGATCGCCGTCCTTCAGGACGACGCACGGCGTCATCACGCCCTTCGCCTTCTGGCCGCCTTCCAGATGGTTCACGTGCCCTTCCTCGAGCACGAAGCCGAAGGTGTGGCCGTTGTTGAGGAATATCCCCGTGTCGCCCGCGATCACGCCGCTCCCGTATCCGCTCACGAGAGACTGCGTGAAGGCGACCGCGTTCCCCCAGCGGTCCGCCGAGGAGAGGCTCGTCGTCCCGAAGAACGGGAGCGGGGCGCCCGAGAAGGAAGCGATGCGCGCGGGGTCGATCTTCGCCCGCTGCTCGTCCGCGTATTCCTTCGAGATGATCATGTCGACGGGGATATCCACGTCTTCCTTTCCCGTGTTGTAGCGGTCGTCGTCGATGAGGGCGAGCCGGTATGCTTCGAGCCACAGGTGCGCGAACTCGGAACCGTACAGGTCCATGTTCGCGAGATCGAAGCCATCCATGATGTTGAGCGCCTGGAACATCGACATCCCGCACGACCCCGGCGGCATCGCGTACAGATCGTGTCCCTGGAAGGTCGTCGTGATCGGCTCCTTCCACGTGACGTCGTACGACTCCAGATCGCCCATCGTCATGTGACCGCCGTTCTCGGCGAGGAAGGAGACGACGCGCTCCCCGATCTCTCCCTTGTAGAAGTCGTCCGCCCCTTCCCGGGCGAGGCGTCGCATGCTGGCGGCGAGATCCGGCTGCCTGATGATCTCGCCCATGCGCGGCGGACGGCCGTTCGGGAACATGACGCGGGTCGTCGAGGGGAACCGGCCCAGCTTCTCGGCCGCGGCGCCGCCCGTGTGGATCTCGTCGAAGCGCGACACGACGAAGCCGTCCTCGGCGAGCCGGATGGCAGGCTCGAAGACGTCGCCCAGGCTCATCGTCCCGTAGCGCTCCAGGACGGCAGCCCAGCCCTTGAAGGCGCCGGGCACGATGGGCGCCTTGTAGCCCGCCTCGAAATCGTCGAGC belongs to Candidatus Palauibacter australiensis and includes:
- the ggt gene encoding gamma-glutamyltransferase, whose protein sequence is MKRRDFLATSAAAAAGSSLIGCRPPETAGAATAGSGQWGPAGDSNVPGLLGPAHRAVWGARGVTAAADYYASLAGTTIMMQGGNAVDAIVAASAMLNVSEPYMSGIGGFGGFMLIYLAEENRVVGLDALGKSPAASSPETMTLDDFEAGYKAPIVPGAFKGWAAVLERYGTMSLGDVFEPAIRLAEDGFVVSRFDEIHTGGAAAEKLGRFPSTTRVMFPNGRPPRMGEIIRQPDLAASMRRLAREGADDFYKGEIGERVVSFLAENGGHMTMGDLESYDVTWKEPITTTFQGHDLYAMPPGSCGMSMFQALNIMDGFDLANMDLYGSEFAHLWLEAYRLALIDDDRYNTGKEDVDIPVDMIISKEYADEQRAKIDPARIASFSGAPLPFFGTTSLSSADRWGNAVAFTQSLVSGYGSGVIAGDTGIFLNNGHTFGFVLEEGHVNHLEGGQKAKGVMTPCVVLKDGDLVAAVGAAGGYTIPQTVGQVITKLTAGGMDIQLAIASPRMCLNRGGGRTPIPEDSVTYLEAGFPPEVYDELEDRGHYLAEPGNPGGVQGVYRDAETGALAGGSDPRRDGHAIAW